Proteins from one Rosa chinensis cultivar Old Blush chromosome 7, RchiOBHm-V2, whole genome shotgun sequence genomic window:
- the LOC112177694 gene encoding agamous-like MADS-box protein AGL80, with amino-acid sequence MPRARVKLAWIGSESARRASFNKRKDGLVKKVSELSTLCDVPACIIIYGRGSNQPIVWPDRPRAEEVIRRYLSLPGYVRCKKTLSQESYLKEKVAKMEEKHNKTLRSNTVKDMDDLMRQGQNGKPLYELDINQTYGLLNFVEEKMKEIQNQFAFSEQAGGPSYTSVHNEPANNLGVPLGTGMEWPYGIFGVGGDGSSSGTDMGFPMLPQCYGNNIGGSSSVNMVPNMIPYNGNIGNFGGDGDGSVGLPQVNYLGNDITGNGSQMGYFGMLPQYYGANVITSNGSIIGWTIGNTNGANSAGEGDAAGLP; translated from the coding sequence ATGCCTAGGGCTAGGGTCAAACTTGCATGGATAGGGAGTGAGAGTGCTAGGAGAGCGAGCTTCAACAAGAGGAAAGACGGTCTTGTGAAGAAAGTGAGCGAGCTTAGCACTTTGTGCGATGTGCCTGCTTGTATCATTATCTATGGTCGGGGCAGTAACCAGCCGATTGTATGGCCTGACCGCCCAAGAGCAGAGGAAGTGATCCGCAGATACCTGAGCCTACCAGGTTATGTGCGGTGCAAGAAGACGCTGAGCCAAGAGAGTTACCTCAAGGAGAAGGTCGCCAAAATGGAAGAGAAGCACAACAAAACTCTCAGATCCAACACTGTGAAAGACATGGATGATCTCATGCGCCAAGGTCAGAATGGTAAGCCGTTATATGAACTTGACATTAATCAAACATATGGTTTGCTTAACTTTGTGGAGGAGAAGATGAAAGAGATCCAGAACCAGTTCGCTTTCTCTGAGCAAGCTGGTGGTCCTAGTTACACCAGTGTCCACAATGAACCCGCCAATAACTTGGGGGTGCCCCTGGGGACTGGTATGGAGTGGCCATATGGAATTTTTGGAGTAGGAGGTGATGGAAGTAGTAGTGGAACTGATATGGGGTTTCCGATGTTGCCTCAATGTTATGGGAATAATATTGGAGGTAGCAGCAGTGTTAATATGGTGCCCAATATGATACCATACAATGGTAACATTGGAAATTTTGGAGGTGATGGTGATGGTAGTGTAGGGTTACCTCAGGTGAATTATTTGGGCAATGATATTACTGGGAATGGAAgtcagatggggtactttggGATGCTGCCTCAATATTATGGGGCTAATGTGATAACATCAAATGGTAGTATTATTGGATGGACAATAGGAAACACCAACGGAGCCAACAGTGCCGGTGAAGGTGATGCTGCAGGCCTTCCTTAA